Within Vicinamibacteria bacterium, the genomic segment ATAATGACCACCAAGGAGGCGCGGGTGGATCTTGGAAACTACGTACCGGTGAGCAAGGCAAAGAGCCAGCTGCTCCGCCTCATTCGGGAGGTCGAGCAGCGTGGAGAGCCCATCGCTCTCACCCGGGACGGAGTGCCGGCCGCGGTTTTGCTCGGAATGGAACAGTTTCAGGGTCTTCTAGAGACCCTCGAGATTCTCGCGGACTCGAAGACGATGCGTTCGCTCCGGCGGTCCCTCCTGCAGGCGGAGAAGCGACAGTGGGTCTCGCACGACGACGTCTTCGGTAAAGACTCGCGTTGAAGCCATTCGGCGTTCGATACACTCCGGAGGCTGCCGGCCGCATTCGTAGACTTCACCCGGACATCAAGAAACACATTCGCACTGCTATTGACGGTGTACTCGAATCACCGCTCGGAGGCCACGCCCTTCAGAACGAGCTCTCCGGCCTGCGCTCCTACCGCGTCGGAAATTATCGCGTCATTTATCGTATCCACGATACCGAACGGGCCATCGAGATCCTGCTGGTCGGCCCGCGACGGGATATTTACGAAGAGCTTCGAACGAGTCTGTTGCGGGAGCGCCCGCGCGGCCGTTCATAGCGCCCGGAGAACAGCTCGAGCCGGGCGACACTGGGCAGGTGAAGGGTGCGATTGATCGTTGCCGTTGGAAAGATTACATTTCGCCGATGTCGCGCAGCGCGGGAGAACGATTCGGCCCCTATGAGATTCTCACGCTCATCGGCAAGGGCGGAATGGGCGAGGTCTACCGGGCCACCGACACCCGGCTCGGCCGCGACGTGGCGCTCAAGGTCCTGCCCGCCGAGATGGCCTCGAGTCCGGAGCGGCTCGAGCGGTTCCGGCGCGAGGCGAAGGTCCTTGCCGCCCTCGACCACCCCGGGATCGTCACCGTGTACTCAGTGGAGGAATCGGACGGCGTTCACTTCTTGACCATGCAGCTCGTCGAGGGCGAGCCCCTCGAGCGGATGATTCCGCACGGCGGGCTTCCCTTAGAGCGGATTCTCGAGATTGCCATCGCCCTCGCCGAGGCTCTCGCCGCTGCTCACGACAAGGGTATCGTCCACCGAGATTTGAAGCCCGCCAACGTCATGATCACGGGGGACGGACGCGTGATGATCCTCGACTTCGGTCTCGCCAAGATCGCCGATCCAGCGGCGGCGGGCGGCTCGGAGATCGAAACTGGCCTGCGCACCCGCGAAGGGATCGTGATGGGGACGGTTCCCTACATGTCGCCGGAGCAGGTCTCGGGCCTGAGCGTGGACCACCGAACCGATCTCTTTTCGCTGGGGGTCATCCTCTACGAGTTGGTGACCGGCGAGCGGCCCTTCCAGGGACGCTCGACCGTCGAGCTCGCGTCTTCGATCCTTCGCGACCCGCCGCCGCCGCCTGCCGAGCTTCGAGCCGACCTACCAAAGCCGTTGGTGCGGGTGATCGAGCGCTGTCTGGAGAAGAGCGCCGCGAGCCGGTTCTCATCAGCGCGGGACGTGAGCGACGCACTGCGCGACAAGAGCGCCGAGGCGCCGTCGAGCCTGTCCCGCGTCGACGAAGGGTTCTGGGTGGCGGTGTTGCCGATCAAGTACAAAGGCACCAACCCTGACGTCGTGGCGTTGGCCGAGGGGTTGTGCGAGGAGATCGTGACCGGTCTCTCCCGTTTTTCCTACCTCCGGGTGATCGCGCGCAGCTCGACCGAGCGGTACTCGGGCGAGGCCGTGGACGTCCGCTCCGTCGGCAAGGAGATCGGCGCGCGCTACGTGATGGAGGGAAGCCTTCGCCAAGCGGGGACGAAGCTGCGTCTCGCGGTCCAGCTCGTGGATGCGACGAGCGGGGCCCATCTCTGGGCCGAGAACTACGAGCGTAGCTTCCACTCCGACGCCGTGTTCGAGCTGCAGGACGACCTCGTTCCGCGAATCGTTTCGACGGTCGCCGACATGAACGGGGTCCTCCCCCGAAGCATGAGCGAAGCCGTGCGCAGCCGCAAACCCGAAGAGTTGACGCCCTATGAAGCGGTGCTGCGCGCGTTCGGCTACTTCGAGCGGGTGACCGGAGAAGAGCTCGCGGCGGCGCGGGCCGGCCTCGAGGTGGCGGTGCGAAAGGCGCCAGCCTATGCCGATGCCTGGGCTCTGCTGGCACTCCTTTGCGCTCAGGATCACGGGCAGGGGTTCAACGTCCTTCCCGAGCCTCTTTCGAGCGGCGCCGACGCGGCGCGCCGCGCCGTGGAAGCCGGGCCATCCAATCACCTGGCCCACTTCAGTCTCGCTCAGGTGCTCTTCTTCCAGAAGGAGAAGCAGGCGTTTCGCAACGCGGCCGAGCGAGCCGTCGCGCTCAATCCGATGGACGGGAACTCCATCGCCTTCATCGGCGAGCTCCTCATCTATTCCGGCGACTTCGACCGCGGTCTCGCGCTCGCGGCGCGCGCCAAGCAGCTCAACCCCCACCATCCCGGCTGGTACTGGTACGCCGACTTCTACAACGCCTATCGCCAGGGCGACGACCGCGGTGCTCTCGCTTTCGCTCGCAAGGTGAACCTGCCTAGCCACTGGGCAGAACACCTGATGATTGCCGCCGCCTGCGGCCAACTCGGCGAGCGCGAGGCCGCTTCGAAGGCACTGCGCACTGTCCTTCGAATGCGTCCCGACGTCGCTGCCACCGTCCGCCAGGACGTCGAGAAGTGGTGGGAACCCGCGTACGTGGAACGCATCATCGACGGCTGGCGCAAGGCGGGGCTGGACGTTCCGTAGGCGACATCGCCCGAAGGACCTAGGGCTCACCGAATGAAAGTTGCCAGAGCAACTGATGGCGTGCCTTCGTGGCCACGCTCGACGCAACGCCTTCGACCGCCCGCCGCTACGGACGTGTCTTCGCACAGCTACGTCGCACCGGAACCCCAATTCCCGTCAACGATATCTGGATCGCTGCCTCGTGGTCGATAGCGGAGCTCATCTTCTGACGTTTGATGAAAACTTCAAGCGCGTGCCCGAGCTCGACGCACGGTGCACGAGAAGTTCCATATCTCGTACTGGGACGCCGCCGTCATCGAAGCAGCGCGAGCGCTGGGCTGCGCGGAGATACTCTCCGAAGACTTGAGCGATGGCCAGGACTACGACGGCGTCGTCGTCAGGAATCCGTTTTCTGATCTCACCGACGCGAAGTCGGGCTGAGCTCGCTGCTGCCTGGAAGTTTCGCGCTCACATCCCCGTTTTCAGGCGGATATTGTTCTGGGCGCGAGTGCGGCTCCGGGGAGAGCTCAACGTTCCGGCCCAAAACCGGAACCCGTATGGGGCGACTCGACTCGCCCCATTCGGGTCCCAACTGTCGCGACGTTTACGACCAGAACTCGTCCCAATTGTAGAGGTCGAAAAAGTGCTCGCGTCCGCTCACGATCTTGCCCCCTTTGACCTCGAACTCGATGCAGCAGGCGACGTCGAGGCGTTTGCCGTTACGCTCGCCGCTGTTGTGGTGAACTCCAATCACTCGGCCATTGTCTCCACCGAGCACGTGCTGCAGCGTAGCCTTGAAGGTCCCGCCCGTCTGGCCGACGTATTTTCCGAACTGCTCGAAGACCGCGTCGCGGCCCACGTTGTCGCCAGCGATCGGGCTTTTCCCGGGCGTGTGCCACGAGGCGTTCACGTCGAAGATCTCGTTGAGCGCCTCGATGTCGCTCGCGTTGAAGGCCGCGTAGCCTCGCCGGATAACCTCTGCGTTTTCCGATGCTTTGCTCATGCTAGCTCTCCTCGGGTAAGTCAAGTTTGATGACACTCATGCTACGATTCGAGCCGGGAGCCCCGCATCGGGAGAACTCCCTATTTTGGCTCCGCCCTTACATTTGGGAGAGCTCGTCGCCACCTTCTCGCTGAGCACAGGACAGCGCCTTCGGCCAGCCGCTCGAGTCGCAGCTAAGCTCCTGCCTGCTCGCTCGGTAGAGCCGCATCATCCGCGCCAGAAGTGTCGACTTGCCGCAGCGGCGAACGCCTTGCACCACGAGTGCGAGCGAATCGCTCGATCGCGCCGGAAGGGTAGATGACCGCAAGCACGATGACGAACGTCACGAGCGCGACAGTAAGTCGACGACGGCGTTTACCGGCGTCGTGCTCGAGCGCGGTGTGCTCGCGACGCGCCAGAGGAAACCTACTCGCCCTCGCTCACTTTCTTCCGCGTCGGGTCGAGGTTCTGATCGAGCTCCTCGACGATCGAGAAGATGTCTCCCACGCCCGAATCCTCCACGATCTCGAGAACTTTCTGGACCGGCGGGGTGGGGTTGAGGAGCACCACCTTGCCCGACTGAGCCTTCACCGACTTCTGGGCGCGGAAGAGCGAGCGAAGCCCCGCGCTCGAGATGTACTCGAGCTTCGAAAGATCGAACACCAGCACCTTCACGGGCTTTTCGAGCAGGGAGTCGAGCTCCGTATCCAGGACTCCCACGCTCCCGAAGTCGAGCCTGCCCTCGAGCGCGATGGTCCTGGTAAGGTGAGGCCCGTCGGTTACCTGAACCTTCAGCATCATTGAATCCCCTGGGAGGGTGCATTATAGCTCCTTGCGCCGCTTCCCGAGCGCGAGGACGTTCTCGTCTCCTTCTCGCGAGTACCTCCGCTCGTCGGTGACCGGAGTATGACTGCAACCAATTTCGTCGCGTCAGGGTTTCAGGTCGCAGTCGGCGGCGGTCCGGCGTCGGCCTTGCGGTACAACTTCAGGTGGAACGACGCATCTTCGAGGAAAGGCTCGTCTCCACAATCAACCGCCCGGAAGTGATCGGAAGCGCGGAATCGCAAAGCCGCCGCCGAGGATTCCCAGCCGCTCGCAGCGATGACGTACGTCGACACCGGACGGGAATGTTTCTCCAGCAACTCGCGCTCCTTCGCCTGGAGAAGTCCCGAAGCTTCCGTAGAAGGTCCCGATAGCAGAGCGAGCCGAGCGGAACGTCCGAGTCGATGGGGACCTGCCGTTTCGACACGAGATCGAAGCAAACTTGACCTCCCGCCGCGGCGTTCGAGCCCGACGGGATCGGCTACTTAGGCGGATCGGATACCGGGGCGTCCACCGCGACTTTCCACGAGCCGTCCGGCATCTTTCGCCAGACCACCACGTAGTGCCCCGTCTGCGTCGCGGGCTCGCCGTCCGGCCCGCTCACCGTGAGGCGATACGAGCCCGTCTCGTAGGCGAGATCCGAAGCGCGGGCCACGACGACGTCCTCGGCCTCGAACGACAGGTCGAAGTTCGGGTCCTGCATCATTCCCGCAAGGGCCTCGCCGAGGGCGGCGCGTCCGCTCACGTCGGGCGCCGCCTCCAGCATCAGAGTGGCGTCTTCGGCGTAGAACGACAGGAAACGCTCGCTGTCTTTCGCCTGCGCCGCGGCCGACCACTCCTTGACGTTCGCTCGGATCGTGGCCTCGTCCGCCGCCCGGGTATCGGGGGCTTCTGTCGGGGCCGGAGGCGCGCAACCGGCGATAACGAAGACGGCGAGAGCCATGGCGAGCGAAATTCGAATCGTCTTCTGCATCGCGTTCCTCCTGGAGGGCGCCAACATGCTTCGTCTCGGCAGCGGTGTCAAGCTGTATCCGAACCTCGGCGCCCGGCAGGGCCGGGAGCGGCCTTCTCCGGATCGAGATTACCCATCGAGTGCCTGCTGGAGATCGTCGAGCAGATCGTCGGCGTGGCCCTCCGCGAGCTCGAACACCCCTCGTCCACCGATGGATGAGTCGGTCATCGTTCCCTGGGAGTCGGGGAACGCGTATCAGAGGATCGACCTCGTAGATGCGGTGGCGGTGCCGCACGACTCGGCTAGGGACGTCGCCGCCGGCTCAGCGGTTGGCCGAGTCAGGCTGTGGTGTTTCCGCCGGTCTCGGTACCACCGTGATGGTGAGCTTCGATGGGTACTCCTTCGAATGGTGGACGGCGTTTCTTGCCACCACCGGGCTCCACTCGTCGTAGTTGTTGCCGCCGGTGTTGAGGTTTCGGTCGAACCGCGGGAAGTTGCTACTCGACACCTCGATGCGGAGGCGGTGGCCGGACGCGAAGTAGTTGCTCGTCGTGAGCGGCTGCAGCACGACTTTGTAGACTTCACCCTTCTCCATCCAAACCAGAGGTTTGTCGTAGCCGTCGCGGTAGCGGAGACGCTGGATGGTCTCGTCGAGGTTGTACGCCCGTCCGTCCGGGTAGACGTCGAGCACCTTGACGGTGAAATCGGTATCTTTGGCGTCGGAAGAGACGTAGAGCGTCGGCGTGATCGACCCGCTGAGCTCGAGGCCGCTCTCGAACGGCTCGGTCGTGTAGACGAGGATGTCGTTTCGCGCTTCCATTTTTCGCTGATCGAACGAGCCGGCTTCGACGGCGTTTCCGGTGCAACAGACGTTTCCTCCGTAGGAGGGAACCGCGTTCAGCGGATCGTAGACGAAGGTGTCCGGAGTGTCGTCCTTCGGAGGAGCCTCCACCAGCGCACCGTCGCCGTAGAGTGAGTTCGCCGCGCCGCCGCTCGCCAGGTAGAACGTGCGCTCCACTGCCCCCGCCGGAGGCCAGGTATCGGACGTCTGCCACTCGTTCGCGCCCATGGTGAAGTAGGTGACTTTGGGCAGCGTGTCGAGACGGGTCTCAGACTCCCCTTTCAGAAACCGATCGAAAAAACCGTAGACGATCTCGTCGTAATCCAGCCGAGCGTCACCCATACCGCGCTCACCGACGACGGTGTTCTTGGTCGCTCGCGTGTAGGCACAATGAGCGACGGGCGCAATGACCGCCCACTGCTGGGCAGCGATCTCTGGTGAGGCATGACTTCGAACGTGGTTGTACATCGCCAAGTTCGGTCCGATCGACACGTCGTACCACGACATGAACCACAATCCCGGCACTTCGAGGGGCATGTTGTCGTGCCACAACCCACCCTCGTACCAGGCGGGATCGTTCGGGGTCCGCTGAATCATCGCGCCTCCCGTCGGCACCGGCATCGGGTCTGCGAAGATCCCGCGAGGCCCGTTCACTTTCTGGATGATGTCCTGCACCGGGAGGTGGGCTAGCGCTTCGCTCCAGTCCACGGGCGGCATGTGGGGTGCGAGGTCGAACATGCGCGCCGCCGCTTCGAGGTTCTCCTGGCCGGTGCCGCTCGGGAACATCGGACGCACCTGGTTTTGCTGCCCGTAGATCCATGCGATGAAGAGCATTTGGATCGCACCGCCACGGTACCAGTTACCTTGCTCGTAGTAGGGGCCGACCCGGCCGACGCCCGCGCCGAAGCCCTGGACGTTCATCGCGGCGAACGCGGGGTGCCCCATCGCAGCGACTGCCATTTGCCACTCCGCGGTCGACGAGCAGCCCGTCGTCCCGACTTTTCCGTTCGACCACGGTTGTCGCTGCATCCACTCGAGCATGTCGTAGCCGTCGTCGGGTGAGCCGAGGATGTCGTAGTTACCCTCCGAGAAGAAATGACCACGCTCGTTTTGAACGACGTAGGCGTAGCCGCGCTTCACCGCGGTGAGGGCGCGGGTCATGTCCGCGGGCACTCCGTTGTCGACGTCCCAGTAATTGAAGTTGTAGGGCGTGCGGGACCACACGATCGGTACCTTGCCGGACGCGTTCCGTGGACGATAGATATCGGTGGCGAGACGGACACCGTCACGCATTGGGATCATGAGCTTGCGCTCCACGATCGCGATTTCCTGGAGCTCTTCCTCGAGGCTAGCGCGGTCGGCCCTCTGCTGTGGCGTGAGAAGGTCCCGCCGCTGGGCGAGCACGAGCGACGGCAGAGTGAGACAGAAAGCCGCGATGAGGGCTCGGTGGACGACTGTGGCAATCGACATGGCGAGATCCTAGCCTCGAGCTTCCAAACCCGCAATGCGAGTTCATTCCTACCAAGGCAGCCGGCGAAACGCCGTTAGATTTCCGTATCTCGCATTGGCTTCGTTGGAGGCTTCCGCCGACAACGTCGAGTGTCCCTATTGGGAATCGCGGTCTTCATTCTGCCGCACTCGATGGGCCTCATCGTACGAGCGGAACTTCCGCACGCCGGGACGGCGTGGGCTCGAGTGCAAACGCGCCGTGAGCTCGATGAGCTCGCAAGCGATACGCAGGTTGTCCGGATCCAAGGGGGCTCTCGCAGGTGGTCCAGGCATATCCGAGACCGAGCGAAACTTCCGAACGCCCATCCTAGAGTGCTCAATACCGTGGCGGGACCCGCAATTGATCGAGCCGCCACGGCTCGGCCTTCGCGGCGCTTCGCGCCGATCTCGCGTCAGACGTTTTGGCCGCCGCTCGGCAGGCTGGGCAGTACTTTTTCATCAGCCTGACTAGTCCTCGTCACTCAGATCGAATCGCTCGCGTAAGGTCGCTGCGTCGAGCCGGTCCTGAGGCCGCACGGTATCTTTCTTCATGCGATAGATTTGAGCAGGAGTGGCCACTCGAATGGAGACGTCATCGACGACCAGCACCTCTGACTCGAGGTCCTCGAAGCGCCACGCCTCGCCTAAGCGCGACAAAATGTCGAGGGAGAAACGCCCGTGCGGCGGTGTGTACTCGATGGCTGGGTAGTCACCTCCGAGGTCGGCGGCGGTGATCTCGTCGACGTTCGCGTCATCGTCGAAGACGCTCTTGAGCGCCCGCTTCAACCGTTCGACATTTTCCGATTCCGGAGAGACGAAGAAGTCGACGTCGCGGGTTGCTCGGATCACGCCTTGAGCGGCCATTGCCATCGAACCGATGAGCACGTAGTCGACTTTTTCGCGCTCGAAAGCCGCCAGGATTTGCAACGCCTCATCGAAGGTCACACTACGATTGTAGTGTCAGCCGAAAGCCGGCGTCTAATTTGGTCATCCGGACGCAAACGCTCCAACTCGATGTTACCGCGGGCCTCCCCCGAGCATCAGCGACATCTGGGTGACTCAGCTTCCGGCCTGCGCCGGGACTCCGAGCTTCCGGAGCAGGGTCATCATCGGGCACCAGTTCGTGAACGCCGACTGGGCGAGGTTGACGCCCACGAAGGCGGTGAACAGATAGAACCCGGGATGGACGGCGTAGCCGAGGGCGAGCGAGAGAACGACGAGCGTTCCCGCGATGAATCGAAGATAGCGTTCGATGGTCATGGTACGTGCTCCTTCGTCTTGAGCAGGAAATAGGCCACCGGAACGGTGGCCCGAGACAACAGCAGGGACGCGACCTCTCCCGCCATGAGGGAGATCGCGAGTCCCTGGAAGATCGGATCGAACAAGATGACGGCGGCGGCGACGACGACCGCGGCGGCAGTGAGCAGCATCGGCCGGAATCGGACGGCGCCCGCGTCGATGACCGCCTCGGGAAGCGGCATCCCTTCCCGTAAACGAAGCTCGACGAAATCGACGAGGATGATGGAGTTGCGGACGACGATGCCGGCGCCGGCGATGAAGCCGATCATCGACGTGGCGGTGAAGAACGCGCCGCCCATACCGTGGGCCGGGAGGATCCCGACGAGCGAGAAGGGGATGGCAGACATGATGACGACGGGCACGGAGAAGGACTGGAACCAGGCGACGACGAGGATGTAAATGAGCACGAGGACGGCCGCGAAGGCGAGGCCGAGGTCGCGAAAAACCTCGTAGGTAATGTGCCACTCACCATCCCACTTCATGCTGTACGTCTGGCTCTCGAGGGGGACGCTCGCCGTGTACTGTTCGAGCGCGTAACCCTCGGGGAGCTCGATCGCCCGGATCTCCGGGGCGAGCTTCAGAATGGCGTAGACGGGGCTCTCGATGGCGCCGGCGACGTCTGCCGTGACGTAGACGACCGGGAGAAGGTTTTTGTGATAGATGCTCCGGTCCGCCGTCACTCGTTCGACCGTGGCGAGCTCGCCCACGGGCACGATCGCTCCGGACTCACTACGGACGCGCAGGCTCAACAGCTCGTCGAGGTCGGAGCGGGTGGCGCGGTCGAGCCGCAGCATGAGGGGAACGTCCTCTTGTGAGCGTTCGTCGTGGAGCAGCCCGACGCTCTCACCCGCCGTCGCCAGGCGAACCGCGCGGGCGACGGTATCGAGGCGGACACCGGCGAGCGCAGTCTTCTCCTGGTCGACCCGCA encodes:
- a CDS encoding type II toxin-antitoxin system Phd/YefM family antitoxin is translated as MTTKEARVDLGNYVPVSKAKSQLLRLIREVEQRGEPIALTRDGVPAAVLLGMEQFQGLLETLEILADSKTMRSLRRSLLQAEKRQWVSHDDVFGKDSR
- a CDS encoding type II toxin-antitoxin system mRNA interferase toxin, RelE/StbE family; translated protein: MKPFGVRYTPEAAGRIRRLHPDIKKHIRTAIDGVLESPLGGHALQNELSGLRSYRVGNYRVIYRIHDTERAIEILLVGPRRDIYEELRTSLLRERPRGRS
- a CDS encoding protein kinase; protein product: MSRSAGERFGPYEILTLIGKGGMGEVYRATDTRLGRDVALKVLPAEMASSPERLERFRREAKVLAALDHPGIVTVYSVEESDGVHFLTMQLVEGEPLERMIPHGGLPLERILEIAIALAEALAAAHDKGIVHRDLKPANVMITGDGRVMILDFGLAKIADPAAAGGSEIETGLRTREGIVMGTVPYMSPEQVSGLSVDHRTDLFSLGVILYELVTGERPFQGRSTVELASSILRDPPPPPAELRADLPKPLVRVIERCLEKSAASRFSSARDVSDALRDKSAEAPSSLSRVDEGFWVAVLPIKYKGTNPDVVALAEGLCEEIVTGLSRFSYLRVIARSSTERYSGEAVDVRSVGKEIGARYVMEGSLRQAGTKLRLAVQLVDATSGAHLWAENYERSFHSDAVFELQDDLVPRIVSTVADMNGVLPRSMSEAVRSRKPEELTPYEAVLRAFGYFERVTGEELAAARAGLEVAVRKAPAYADAWALLALLCAQDHGQGFNVLPEPLSSGADAARRAVEAGPSNHLAHFSLAQVLFFQKEKQAFRNAAERAVALNPMDGNSIAFIGELLIYSGDFDRGLALAARAKQLNPHHPGWYWYADFYNAYRQGDDRGALAFARKVNLPSHWAEHLMIAAACGQLGEREAASKALRTVLRMRPDVAATVRQDVEKWWEPAYVERIIDGWRKAGLDVP
- a CDS encoding nuclear transport factor 2 family protein — its product is MSKASENAEVIRRGYAAFNASDIEALNEIFDVNASWHTPGKSPIAGDNVGRDAVFEQFGKYVGQTGGTFKATLQHVLGGDNGRVIGVHHNSGERNGKRLDVACCIEFEVKGGKIVSGREHFFDLYNWDEFWS
- a CDS encoding STAS domain-containing protein, translated to MMLKVQVTDGPHLTRTIALEGRLDFGSVGVLDTELDSLLEKPVKVLVFDLSKLEYISSAGLRSLFRAQKSVKAQSGKVVLLNPTPPVQKVLEIVEDSGVGDIFSIVEELDQNLDPTRKKVSEGE
- a CDS encoding SgcJ/EcaC family oxidoreductase codes for the protein MQKTIRISLAMALAVFVIAGCAPPAPTEAPDTRAADEATIRANVKEWSAAAQAKDSERFLSFYAEDATLMLEAAPDVSGRAALGEALAGMMQDPNFDLSFEAEDVVVARASDLAYETGSYRLTVSGPDGEPATQTGHYVVVWRKMPDGSWKVAVDAPVSDPPK
- a CDS encoding CocE/NonD family hydrolase encodes the protein MSIATVVHRALIAAFCLTLPSLVLAQRRDLLTPQQRADRASLEEELQEIAIVERKLMIPMRDGVRLATDIYRPRNASGKVPIVWSRTPYNFNYWDVDNGVPADMTRALTAVKRGYAYVVQNERGHFFSEGNYDILGSPDDGYDMLEWMQRQPWSNGKVGTTGCSSTAEWQMAVAAMGHPAFAAMNVQGFGAGVGRVGPYYEQGNWYRGGAIQMLFIAWIYGQQNQVRPMFPSGTGQENLEAAARMFDLAPHMPPVDWSEALAHLPVQDIIQKVNGPRGIFADPMPVPTGGAMIQRTPNDPAWYEGGLWHDNMPLEVPGLWFMSWYDVSIGPNLAMYNHVRSHASPEIAAQQWAVIAPVAHCAYTRATKNTVVGERGMGDARLDYDEIVYGFFDRFLKGESETRLDTLPKVTYFTMGANEWQTSDTWPPAGAVERTFYLASGGAANSLYGDGALVEAPPKDDTPDTFVYDPLNAVPSYGGNVCCTGNAVEAGSFDQRKMEARNDILVYTTEPFESGLELSGSITPTLYVSSDAKDTDFTVKVLDVYPDGRAYNLDETIQRLRYRDGYDKPLVWMEKGEVYKVVLQPLTTSNYFASGHRLRIEVSSSNFPRFDRNLNTGGNNYDEWSPVVARNAVHHSKEYPSKLTITVVPRPAETPQPDSANR
- a CDS encoding nucleotidyl transferase AbiEii/AbiGii toxin family protein; translated protein: MTFDEALQILAAFEREKVDYVLIGSMAMAAQGVIRATRDVDFFVSPESENVERLKRALKSVFDDDANVDEITAADLGGDYPAIEYTPPHGRFSLDILSRLGEAWRFEDLESEVLVVDDVSIRVATPAQIYRMKKDTVRPQDRLDAATLRERFDLSDED
- a CDS encoding DUF2892 domain-containing protein: MTIERYLRFIAGTLVVLSLALGYAVHPGFYLFTAFVGVNLAQSAFTNWCPMMTLLRKLGVPAQAGS